The DNA window TGcccaaaaaaatacacacaaaaaacaaacttgtgcCTTTTACCATGCAGTATTTGTTATGATTCTAAATCAATAGAAGTTATGAATGTATAAAGTGTGTAAAGAGCATTTATAGAAAAAAAGGACGACAAGATAATAAAAAGCCCCATTTTCCTGATTTCCTAACTAATCCTCAGGGATAATGTTATGTTAATGAAGTTGGTTTCAAACAATTAGCCTGATTAATTTTCTCTTGCTGGCAATTTCTAGGGCTGGCCTACACTTTACCCAAGCCATCAATTAATCATTATGGTAGCTGATTGTGTCAcatcagttcagcattgaagtGTTTAATGTGTTAATTGTGGTGGTTAAACCTGGTGGACTCTAGCACAGCGAGGGCTGGCCATGTTACTGGCTATATTGGTTTAATTGACAGTGATTTACAGTCTGTTTAGATGGTGTAACTGTAAGGTGCTTTATTAATATGCTCCACCACACAGAGGAGATGATAATGTATTCAAGAGTGCACAGGCACAGCCACCAGCACCATTCATAACTGTGTCTGAGTCACTTTCCGTCAGTTACTGGGCTCACACAGCTGCGCTAACAGCTAGCAATTGTATTTACTGGGCCTGGTAGTGGCCAAAATGAAGTTATTTCCATCAAGATATCAGTGCCTTTAGCTAATGCAATAGAAGGAGCTCTTTGTGTCGATGGTATCTGCTTGCGTGGCATCTCTACCTGGAACAGCATTACACTGAACTCAAGCTCCTCCGTTTGTCAAAGGCTTCTTTACTGTTTAACCTGACAGACAGATCATCAATTGATATACAAACAGCACTCTGCTGCATTAGTTCCtatgtgcacatttttataCTCTGGTTGTTTTGAGGTGTCAGTAAACATTGCTTGAATTTGTTCTTATGTACtctatatttgtatatttaaactTGAGGACTAAAGAGTCTCCTCAGGAAGAGTTCCCTTCAAAGCACTTAAGAAACGATATTTACATTATCGGTTGATCTAAAATGAGAATCTAATTATTATATCTAATTCTAATAGGTGGTGGGCACATCCAGGTCTTACTGTATTTTCATTATACccaaaaatgagtaaaaaatacttcatctttttaaaaaagcactttCAGCATCAACATAGCATGATTGCTAAACACGgctcatttgatttatttaagcatggttgttttattcttttaggtttgtgtgtgtttttagtcatGGTATCAAGtctttttatgtttacatttatttgtacaatctaatgtccttaataaaaagctttgtgttttaatgcatGTCATACTTACTACCATAGTTTCAGAATAAGGGCACCTCTACCAAGTTTCttttcccctgtgtgtgtgtgtgtgtgtgtgtagtgtgtgtgtgtgtgtgtgtgattcagaTCTGCACATTGCAAGAGATCAACAATATAATACTGAGTCATTTGTCACTACTGGTCCACAAAGTTTGTTCTGCTCTTCATTTGGGAGATGGAGCGCATGCATCAACAGCTCACTCTGGTCTTTGAAAGCATGCAGCACGTCTCCAGTGCGGTCAAAGACTGGAGATTAGAAATGGATGACTGGCCACTGGGACAAAGCGAGCTCTGTTACGCGGCATGGTGGTGACCGGGAGGGGCGGCTGAGCGGAAATGGACATGGAGATCAGACCAGAACATAGTGTGACAAGGTAACAATGTAAACTGATCCAGGCTGCAGTTTCTCTGGAAACGGAATCAATGAGGGCTCTGTTAAATTGGTAATCCTCTCAGGTCAatagtagttgtttttttttgtttttgttttcttgtgtacATGATGTAACCTAAAGCTCTAACCATCTATAAGTTTAATAATTTGACATATAGAAAGACTCCATGACCTATTAGTGGAGAACTAAAATCTTGACCCTGCAATAGGGCCAGGTGTCCAATTGTGACCTCTAACCGTTCAGCAGAGTTCCCAGGGTTGTCGGGTCAGATGGCTGTTTTGACCTTTCTTTTGTAAAACACATGGAATTGTTGAGTAGCCTGGATATGAAGAACAGATCGTTCTCTTATGACCTGTGAAGTAACAAGCCACTGTTTGAACCATTCAGCTGGAAATCCTGCACCACAGTGCTGTATTCATACGGGCCAGTATTCCAGGACAGTGTTTTTCCTCTTGAAAATATTTGCAACATGTTCTTTCTACTAGAACACAGGTGCAATTTGGCAGATGAATTTTAGAGTTCAACTAACAGTGTGACCCTATTAACTGAATTCCTCTGTCTTCTGTGATTTTGGCTGCTTCAGTTTGACTCACTCAAAGGTTCTGCTCAGGCAGAGGTCAACCATCCTCTAACTGTAATATTTTCTGAGATGCAAAACTCTTCCAACTGTAGAGGGCCCTAGAGATGAGATTGTGTCATACTGGGAGTGCAACCCCCACGGGGaaagctgtgttttctctgagtGGGGAAACGGTTGGGAATGACTCTTGGTTTTGATTGTGCCCCAACATAAACACAATGAGAATCTCAAAATGCACCTAAGCTGTCACCacacatttgttgttatttcagCTTAACagcccaatttaaaaaaaaaaaaactaattatggTGTTTAGCCGGGTACGTTTGGTTTTATTTGGGGAACGGGGATATCTTATTGAATATTTATGGAAATCCATCCAAGACATTTCACTTAATGCTTTGCTTGTGTTGTTTCTGTAGAAGCATTTCTGTGAGTCCGTCGATTTAAAGCAATAGGATCCCACTATTCTAGTGGGATGGGGGCCACCTTTTTGCTTTCACCTTCTTGCCATGAAAGAGCTGTTTCTTTATCTTACTTGCGAAATActccaaagttttttttcatgctaTGCAACCTGTGGGAAACCGAAATTATAGTTGAAACCACTTATTCAACATTGGTTTAGCTAAATAAACTGCTGTGATCCTGTAAATACTTACGTAAACACAGGAATAATGGTAAAAACCCcacaattttacaaaataatgctcaaaaatacatacaataacTGAATTACACCTGAAAAAGCAAATGGCACACATTCCCTCAGGACCTTTCTTTGCAGCTGAATTTCTATAAAACGGGTGTACCACAGGGTTAAGAGTGCTTAACACAAAAAATGCTCCGGTGTAATATTGTGAAAACTCTCTTAATGCATTTTACAACGGGATAAAGTGTAATTGTGGTGAAAATATATCTACAAGCTACATTTCGCAGGCTTTTAAACAACTACCTCAATGTGATGATGAAAGGAGATGTGCTGTCCCTCTAATGCCCACCACCCTCTATTCTGTGACCGCTACTTTACTGAACAGCAGCAATGCTTTCAAAGTGTGAAAGCAGCCGAATTCATAAGGGATTAAATGTTTTCCACCTCCTGCAGAGGTTCAAAATAAAGTAGGGTACTCAGAAGTGTCATCAAGATGCTGCCAAATGTTCAGTTATTAATACACATGAGTGTCCAGCAAAGTAAAGAGAGTCTTTCAATTGTCTATtcataaattgtaaataaatggaCACATGGGCAACAACAAGCAGGAGGCTGAAAGAAATTAGCCCGTTTTTAAACAACTCTCAAAAAGCTCCACACTTGTTAAAACCTACAGGACAACAAAAGACATACAGGAGTGAATGAAATGAAGCTTCCTTGCCAATTACTGTTGTGAACACGGCTGTGGTGGGGCTTTTTGTGCTATACACAAGCAGTCTTTTCTCCCCTTGTCCCTGGCTATTGAGAGGGATACATTAGGCGCGATGGATGGAGTGGAGAGGAGCAGAGCGGAGCGTTCGCAGTCATACAGCTCACTTCATGCCTGGTGTTACAGACCTCTCTTATGACTGCTCGCACAGAATGtgatttttactttcattttctgcCTCCTCTCTATGGAAATGTCTGCTTACTTgctttttggggaaaaaagaaaatcttgtttggataaaatgtaatgttgaaTTTCATGTGTGCTTATTGTTTGCTTATTGCTTATTGTTCGTTGCTAAAATCCACCTGTACTGTAGGTTTGTAGTCAGGTACAGCAGAACTTCTCCTCAAGGcctttctttgcttttgaaTTTATATGAAACAAGTGCACCAGACGGTTTAGTTACATCCCCGGGCCCAAACAATCCCATAATGTTTCTagcctttttagtttttactgttattatttttccaGAAGCACCCTCTGAGTAAGCATTGTTTTGGTCAAAAGGCTTCCGAAGCCTAGGATCAAGCTGCCTACATTTTACTGAAAGGcaactttttttacatttagataTATTTCAGTGTGTAGTGCTGTTAAAATGATGGTTATAATGTGACCTATAGACAACTAAAAACCACTTCAGTTAAAATGTGACTACAACAGTCTTGTTTTGACCTGCTAATGCTTGCTGCAACACTATGTGATGCTTTATTGAATCACACCCATGGACCACCTTATTGAATGATCAGCTCTTTATTTTTATGGCAAGCCCATCAGTCTGCAGGGCTGCAGCTACATGTGAGTGAATGTGCTGCCTGTGACACTTATTAACAGGGTTAATGCTGCTGATAACAGCATCCATCATTCGGTTTCATTAGCACTGTCCTCTGACCCGTTCCACATAATGTTGTCAAATGTGTCAGGCACCAGATTATTGGGAGGTATGATGATCAATAGACAAATAAGAGAGGGCTGTGCGCAACGCTGCTGGCGTGGCTGCAGAATAAACCTCCATCCAGCATCCTGCCGCCTGTcacaaatctgaaaaacaaatggactAGCCCAAGGCAAGTGCcatcaataataatataatgtgtgAACTATGATGAATTAGAGCCAGACTTCTCAATGCATGACAGTTCTAAGTACAGATCTGGATGAACGCATTGATCTCTCACATTAGTTTGCTTAATCTGCATTTCAGTCGATGGGACatcacattgtttcacttcactgaattaaaaaaagttattaatgtCCAATAATCAAAAGCTGTTTATGAAAGCAGCTACTTTCTGTGTCATTGATTTGGCTCCATAATGCACTGATCACTCAGACAGAATGCACTTAGgaaatgacaaatgtattttatattgagTAACATCTTTTCCCACTTAGCCACAGGTTGGAGTTTATAAAACACGAGCACAAATTATATTTCTGAATCCATAATAAGTATAGACGTTAACTATGATAGTGACCTTTCAGTTTTATCACTGTGCACTAGTTCCGAGCCTTTGATTGGACGTTTTAGTGtacaaatatttcagtttacctggatgttaaataaatgtctgttttaaaatctattaattATTAATCGATTAAGttggtttaatgtgttttgcaaTTTGTATGTGAGCAGTGCTTGTTTTGATTGTACTTGTAGTTATAGTGATCCCACGAATCATAAAACACATAAGATATATCCTCCTGCACTCTGAAAATCCCACAGTCGATAACTACAGCCTTAATATACATATTGCAGTCAACTGACATAAAGGTCCATGaattcatatacagtataaacaatGTGAAATTACACAACCCAGAGAAAGCTAATAGCACAAAACTGCTCTAAGCTGCTTCGTTTCAGCAGCTGTGTCACTTAAGACCCATGAGATCCCCACAGCCCACAATTGCTTCCACAATAGCCCTGGTGTGAATGTTCCTGCACAGTGAAAACTGTCATGAGATCATAGCGCCTTGACCTAAATGTCACAGGGCAAACCAgacaagaaatgtatttaaacaaaaaaaaaaaaaaacaacacacacacacacacacaaagacagttttttttttttttattaagccGACTTGTGAGAACATTGTCACAAATACAGTTTGACGATGGGTTGAAAGTGGCCTGTGATGTGAAAGTGAGGTCTATGAGAGGCTCTGCCTGCCATTGATTCAGACACTTGTGTTGATTTTCTTCTTACTATATCACCAGAAGCTAGactgtaaatacacaaattcTGAGCAACGATGTACCACACACACTTCATTGATGGATAATAGCTGGCTTAAATGGTATTGTTTGGGGGATTTTGCCAATAACATGTAATAAAGCAGGTTGAAATGGATACAACAAGTCAGTTAAGTCTTGCCCGCAGTCACTCAGAGGCGCACGGGGAACTTGAGCCTCAAAGATGTGGTGCATTAGTTCTGCTAAGCTAACCGTGAATGCTAATTGCAGGAAGGACAAACTGTAACCCCTGCCCTGTGGCCATGAACCCATTAAACAGCACAGAAGCTTTTATAGACACAGAAAAGAGTGTACAAAGGGTCTGTGCTGAAAAGACCTGCAATCTGATTTCAGATTAAATGGGGATAACAAGTCCCCCTGGGATCTGGCCTCATCAcgtttctttctgtttgtttttgactttaTAAAGAAAACTGGCTGTCACTCCAAAGCTGACCGCAAATCACGGATACAATGCAACATGCTCTCAAGTGGAATATTTAGTTGGATCCAAAAAACTTAGCTCCGACAAACCCTGACAGGTGGCTCTCTATAGGACATGGATCAGCTTTGTTTAAGTGCTTGTTGTTTCACCCCTGGAGGAAACAAGCCAGTGGTGGTACAATATGACACTTTATTCATGGGTATGGTGTCTCTCCCCGGTATCAACCCTCAAGTATTGTCTCTTACTCTTGTTGGTGACACcttaaacatttacacacaaaagtAACGGTATACCTAACGAAATCCACTTGCTTAGAAATTATTGACTTCCATTTATGGGGAACCCAAAGTCACAAACAGGTATGATTTCTCCTTTAGGTTCTACAGCTCTGGTGCCTCCTAGCCAAACATATTCGAACATGGCCCCAGATGCCTGCCTTCGTTTTACTTATACAAACATTCATCAGTTCGACAGTTGACATGAGTTATGTGAATGTTGCACTCTTACTTCTAAAGCACCAATTTTCACAATTTGCCTTTTGAAGTGAATGTTTACCATACTATCTTGATTCCTGACTAAAGCCTAGTGATACGATcgaaatatgtattttaaattcagCATATAATACATTCTTTCATACAAAAATCTCAAATATCTGGTTTCTGGGTACTGTGGGCctgattttaaaacagattAATATTCCTATGATTAATCTCTTCCAAAAAGCCTAGGAGGAGCCAAAATGGTACCTCAAGCCCTGAATCGGTGGCCCTCTTGTCATGGCTTGAGATTGATTTACTATAGCCCAGCTCCCAGGTGAGTACCCCCTTCACTAGTCCGCCTTACTGCTGCCTGCCTGTCCAGCCTGTAACGAGATTGATGGTTGCAAGTGTAAAACCAAGCAGTCGGTTACATGGCCTTGAGCTTTACCGTCTAATTAGGCTCTAATGTAACTACAATGCTCTGGAGGAGATGTTGTCTTTACCATCAAAGCCCTTTAAAAGCCTCCCCAGGCAGGGGCGGCTTGGAGTGAGGTGTTGTGGCAGGCCGTAGCCACATCCAAGTGAGCAGCTCGGGTTTCAATCCCAAGCTGGGATGTTCCAGCAATGGGGACGCCACCTCTCCACAGGACACGATTTTCATTTTAGCCCAGTCTGATGGCAGTGTCCACTTCATATGAAAAAGGACCATGGGcctcttttaaacaaaaatgcaaaatacattgACTTGAAGTTATCCTCAAACACTCAATAATAAGCCTTTCACATCTGCATTTACctaatttgttacatttattttaactaatgctgaacatgtatttttaaatgtttgacacattaataatggtaaaaaatatattgtggcATGTGTATATTGTCCATTAGCACAAACTGTCATTTCAGCTGGTTGCCTAGTTGATTTCATTCATTAAGAGGAGCCTCTCAATAGACCACTTACCCTCTGGATGAAACCTTAATCTAAAACTTCAACATCGTTGGATTCAGgaaattaataataatctaaTCTGGTAAATCACCCATCTCCTTGTGTAccatttagtttaaaagaagATATTAATCAGACCTTCATTAAAGATTcacctgctttttcttttaacaataccttttgtttttaaaatgtttgttgctTTTCCTCAAGACCATGGTGGCATTAGGAAATCGAACTCCAAAGATATGTGATTTACTatcatgtaaaacaaaacatcaaattcTCAAGTTTAGGAAGCAAGATTGTATCTATTTGCAAAATGCTAATTAAAAGAGTCAGCTACAGGTTCCCTCTCGAATTCAAGTGAGAAATGTGCTTTTCGATGGATTACTGACCTACACAGCAGGTAGAGATTTAGAGGTACGGTAGAGCCATTAGTTGATCTTTTCTAATATATACACCTTATTGGAACCCACAAGTTGAATAAATTACTTCATCTTTAAAATGACATATTCTTCATGGATTTACTCTGTTAAAAGTAAATTGCATTATTGCATTCAATCTCTGCATCTTTTTCTCCATTCTACAGTATGTGGTAATGAAACAGAAGACAAACCAGAATGCTGTCAATATTTTCCGGATGCATCATGTGATTTCCCCATTTTTCCACAGCTCATAAAAGGACGGTATCATCAGCTTGAAATAATATTAGAAACCAGTCTTCAGAGATAAGGTGTCTAGTTGAAGGTCATCTGTGCCCTCCTGACTGAACATAAGAGCCCATTGTGGTTGGGTTAAATGCACCTGACAGGCTGTAGGAGCACAATCACCCATTTTAATTGTCATGTAATGGTTTCATGTAGAGCCAAACTGTCTGCAACACTTCAGCGGTTGGAAACTAAAGCCTGGCCACACAACCACAGATGTGGTTAGCTGGGCTTTAGCTAGAGGAACCGACAcaccaaaaaacataaaaaataaaaaacaagaccTCTCTGTGGCTTGAATTAAAATGCTGATAGATAATGCAACAGATTTATCTACTGCAATTTGTTAAATTATACAGCCTAATAACTCCTTTAAGCTGCTGAATGAGGGGAGCTGCATTTGAAACTCTATGCAAATGTTGAGGTCACAAAGATAACTTATTTAATGTATCTGACAAATTGGCTAGTGAATTACTTTCTCCTTTAAATGGTCATCCAACAGAGATGAGAAAACTGCAACAGTTTTAATGCACCTTCAAAGAGCTCCATTTTGTGTAAGCCAAAAGATGGCAGGAAACAAGGTAATTTACTATAACCCCAACAACAAACCAGTGGCTAttctctgtttgctttgtggGCAGTAATTATGTCCAAAAATGAATGCCATTTCATATTAAGCTGCAGTCATAATTCAACGTCAAAGCTGGACTCATTACCGACAATCATGGAAATTAGTTACATCATTTAACCAAACCGTACTAATCATTTCCAGGATGCCACAGATGGAGATAGAGCCATTAGAAAAAAATTGGAGCTCTTAAATAGAATAATTGACATCTACATCTTCTCTGCTGCTTGGGCTAAAGGGCTTCAGAAATTGCATTAGTTGCAATTGAAAATCTGAACTGAGGGAGAAAGGCACCACTTAGACTTTTGCAGGGGGCTGATTTGTGTTCAGCGTTCCCATTCATTTAATGCCAAATACTGCATTAAAAAGGCCTGTGGTGCATCTTACTCTGTCACCAGTATAACATCTTACACAAGAGCAGATCAATTCAGCTATGACGATCAAAGCATTAAAACATCTCTATCATGCTTTATCTTCAATATTGATACTAAAATGAATAGAATGTTTAATGAGAATAACTTATTTAACAAGATAACAGAAAACGTACAGTGCAGTGAAACCGCAAAGATTAATAGCACCCAGATTTGCAGTGTGCACCAGTGCTCACCTTATTTTgcaatattaacaataaatatagaaatgagCATCATAATCATGTCATTTTGGTTTACATTTTCCATCCAGTTTAGGGGCTTTCTCCCAATTTTCCAACTAGTAATAAAGCAGTATTTGGTTTAGGCTGCAGACCTCTGATGTCTATCAGCACAGGTCACTGTCTGGGGGCAAGTGGAGCCCTAAGCAATACGACTGGGTCATTGCTTTCCTTCAACACATCATCAAGAGAACAACCTCTTCTGCCCTGACACATTcctgacatttctaaagttttCTTTTGCAGGTGGTGCATGTgataaatgttatgttaaaagtatgaaattactttttgcttagttaaaaaagttttattgtCTCAAActtgtctgtaaaaaaaaactgagtgaAAAAGACAGCTAAGTCATATTAAATGtctccattttaaaaatctacaaaacTCAATGTATCGTTTCACCGACTCCAAAATTACTAAGcaaaaaatttcaaaaaatgaGTAtataaattgctttttttagTAAATAACAGTTTGTTGgcagaaaatacataaacaatgaaatatttaacaagAGCCAGAAGAGAAAGGATGCTAACAAACATTACTTacaagaaaggaaacaaaagacagGAAACTAATTGCTTATGGTAAACTGGATGCCAGCAGATAACCCAAATGTGATAAAGGCTTCATGCTCAGAGAGACCCATGGTGAGGTGAACTTAGGTTGatctgtaaatgaaaaacagaagagaacaGATCTGATCAATTCCAACAAGCCACCACTAAGCCAAGGCATGGTGATATGATATGCTTAGTGTTTCATAGCGTTAATTCCAATGTTAAACACAACCCAACCACATTTTTGATCATCAATAAAGTGAAGTACAACCAACATGTAAAAAACTGATCTACAGACTACAAGGAaactatctaaaaaaaaataacctctGAACAAGCTCAAATATttgaaacaattacaaaatgtttcatatttaaaaatatagttaaGTAACATTGCAGCTACTTCGTTGTGTTAGTACAACAAAAGTCACCCTCACTCTTTTTCGCTAACAACGCTACCAGCACACACGCGTCTCCAGGTTACACTTTGTATCTTTCAGTCTTGAAGATGTTAAGATCCCCTTGTTATACAAAAGTCTGTATACTCTTGCTGCATGGATATTACTATACACAATaaattgcattacattgtacagcaggtttatatttttctgtctttgagtGTATATTCATGACAGTACAGATACACAAACTGGTGGGAGGATTTTCAAGTTCTCATCTGTCTCATCTTTCAACTGTCGGATATTGGAAAGTGGATGAAGAGAGATACAGATCAGCATATGCTGCAGCTGGACCTGCTCCTTGTAAATGCAGCTGCTCACAGATTCCATGAGTATCAAACTTGCATGCTGAGAACACAAGAGGCGGTGAAGACTCACTTGGGCTTGGTCTCGGCATCTGTGACTTGGCGAATAAATACAGCGTCTTCTGGGTGGCTGATGTCTCCCTTCTCATGCATGTAGGAGGAGGCAATGGCAAGCATGGTCCCGTCGTTATTGAAAGCAAGCGATGCGATGCTGGTAGGATATCGGTGGAACTGACACAGGCGCTTCTTGTTGAATGGGTCCCAGATGTTCACAAAACCGTCTGAGCCACCTGGTAGGAGGAGAGAGTCAAGGTCAAACTTAAAAGACAGTAGTGTTGAGATATCGATCTATAATAACTGTTGTTCACATTTGACTTTGCCAGCTCACGCTAAAGGTCACAGAAAAACATATGAGCCTTGTAAAAACTAATTAACCGTATTATGGGAACAAACCAGGCACAAGACACAAATACTTGCTTTAATCAGATACAAACTAGCCAACTGTACCTGTGGCAAAAGTGTTATGAACACTGTGAAACGAGATGGCATTGACAGGGTAAACATGCTCAATTCCATCCTCTTTCAGCCTGTGGCATTTGAAGGCATACTTCTTCTTTTGAACTTCCTGGCTTGGGTCCAGGTACTCAACAGCTACACGTCCCTCGATTGAACTCAACACGTAGCCCTGGTGCCAGGACAGAAATGTTACCACAGAAATtattcacaacaaaacacaggaatCTGCATTTGTAATATGATGTGCAATTAATAGCAAATTACCAGTCAATTTTAAACTTGTCTGTATCTTCATTTAATTTGATCAAACAACTCTTAAAATCGAAGCAATTGAAAGTGTACCTGTTTGTTGGGGAAGGCTCTAATGCAGCGAGTTTGATACTTAAGACTGGACTCTCTTCTTTGCTGAACATAGCCCATGTTCCTCAAATCCCACACCAGAACTCGTCTTCCAGCTGTCCCAACAATCAGCCTATCTCCAGCCACAGAGAGGGTATACACCTGTAATATTGACAAGGTCTGAGACAACACTACATTGTactataaaattatgttttaaaaccaATATCTAAGTGGATAAACCACTAATAGCGTGTTCACTGTACAAGCTGTAAGATCAAAAGATGCCTAAAACGCACTATTGCGCAACATGGTTCACTATAAGTTAGTTATTTCATTAGAACAAATCTGTTTGGGAAAAGTTCTCCTTAAGCCAGAAAAAGTATTAAAGATGGCTATAGGTTAAATATTTAGTATATCACGTCTTGATGAAACTTTGAAAAGGCCACATTTTTGGGACTTCAATACCATCTTATTTAggttaagaaagaaaaacatcaggACAAACATCTAGTAGGCTGTTTGTATGTCCCTGTAAGAAAATCAAACATAAATTATCACAGTACTTGTTATACTATAGTTTGTCTAACATGTTTCAACAGCTTCCAGGATGACACGCTCACTTTAATTATACAGTCCTTAAATAAATGTCCTAAAAACAATGTGGTATTGTGTCGTTTGCCTTACCTTGTCAGGCTGAGTAAAGGTGCCAGCATTGCAGGGCGTCCTTGGGTCCCACAGTCGAACTGATCTGTCCCAGCTCCCCGTTACCATGACATTAACCTCTGGGCAATACTCCACACAACGGATAGGGGCATCATGTGTTCCAACTATTGTATCTGTTTTAGGAAATTAAGCACATTAATAATCAAATATGCCGACTGAAGCTTCGAGAACTCGTGATTAACAGCTTTGCAACATACCTTGGTCTGTGTTTAAATCATGGGTTTTTAGTTGTGCATCTAAACCTCCACTCCAAGAATGTGTTGGGTCCTGCAAGTAAAAGAGGATCATCAGTGTGTCAGACTAGGCTTTGACATCTAAATAAGGAACCCTAGACAATTATAAAAATCGGTGACctacaaaaaaagcacagtcAAGAACTGGAGCTGTGTGCTGGTACTTCATCCGCATGGTGTTGCCCCCAACATCATAAAGACGAACAGTGCAGTCCCAAGAGGAAACTAGCAGAAACTGAGCTGTGCTGGGGCTGAACTTGACAGCAGAGATGCTGTCCTCTGGTCCCTGGTTCAGCTTGTACTCATTTGAGCCTGTCATCTGCAGAAGACATAAACAACCCCGAACTTTGAATTTAAGACTGAAGACCAGATAGAGGAAGCATGTGACGACAAACAGCATCATTACAGTTCAATTGAATTCAATAACGTTGTAAACTGAAGCTTAAAACTGGAGTATGGGTTTTAATTGTCACTCTGACTCACAGTTATAGCGTTATAGCCTTCTTGCTTGCCGTTAACTTCGGGCTGGAATTAGTAATAACGTTAGCCCCACTAAGCACGTAACCTGCTGttaataccttttttttttatgtcgaGATGTGGTAGAACAATAACTTTACTCGGTGCATTTTCAATCACACATACTCCATATCTTAAAATAGCAATGCTACCTGTTTAATTTAATCCA is part of the Channa argus isolate prfri chromosome 20, Channa argus male v1.0, whole genome shotgun sequence genome and encodes:
- the bub3 gene encoding mitotic checkpoint protein BUB3, producing the protein MTGSNEYKLNQGPEDSISAVKFSPSTAQFLLVSSWDCTVRLYDVGGNTMRMKYQHTAPVLDCAFFDPTHSWSGGLDAQLKTHDLNTDQDTIVGTHDAPIRCVEYCPEVNVMVTGSWDRSVRLWDPRTPCNAGTFTQPDKVYTLSVAGDRLIVGTAGRRVLVWDLRNMGYVQQRRESSLKYQTRCIRAFPNKQGYVLSSIEGRVAVEYLDPSQEVQKKKYAFKCHRLKEDGIEHVYPVNAISFHSVHNTFATGGSDGFVNIWDPFNKKRLCQFHRYPTSIASLAFNNDGTMLAIASSYMHEKGDISHPEDAVFIRQVTDAETKPKST